Within Halobacterium jilantaiense, the genomic segment GCTCGTTCGGCTACGCAGCTGAGCCGTCCGAGCGCCCCGGCTCGGCCGACGAATTGGACGGGACACCGGAGCTTAGTTGGCTGTCCGCTCGGCTCGCCGAACCGTCAGGCCCCCAAGTCGTCACACGCACGCGCGAGTCGGCGCGTTCCAGCACTCCTCAGTGGCTGGGACGCCAGCCGGCTCCTCGGCGGTGCCCTGGGTTCGTCGACACGGACGCACCGCTGGCGGTACGAGTGCACGCAGAACAGCGGTCCAGTCGGACTACGCCGACGCCGAGGAGATGTCGCCGTTGATGCGGATGAAGCCGAACGAGCACTCCGGGCAGGCCCACTTCGTCTTCAGGCCGAGGTGGAGGTTCGTCGCGGCGGTCCGGTAGAACGTCCGCTCCTCGCCGCAGTTCGGGCAGTCGTGGTCGAGTTCGCTAGCCATACTGTCTACTGGCCCTGCCAGCCAATTCAACGTACTGATTTTCCCGAACTCACCGGCCCGGCGTCCACGATAAATCACATGCCGCGATACGGAATGTGTGGGGTGCGTCTCCGTGAACCCGACACTGGGCTTCGATGGCCCGAGCAGGCTCAGGTCGCTGGCGGGATGTCTCCCTCGCGCGTCGCCCGGCCGAGCCAGTGGCTGTGACACTCACGCAAATGTTTCACGATGGCGCGTGTGCGTGTTGATTTCGAGGGAAACGCATAGTTATCTACACGCCGACGCTCCACCCACGCACTGATGTACACAATCGCTGAGTTGCCGATCGACAACCCGCTCCAGACCGTCGAGTACGACCTCGGACTCGAGTCGGCGCTTCGCCGGATGTTCGAGGATGGCTACACGCAGATCGGCGTCGAACGGGACGGCGAGCTGGTCGGAATCGTCACGTACCGGTCAGTCGTCCGGACGCTCCTCGCGTTCCACCAGCTGGAGGTCGGGCACAAGACACTGGACAAGATATCGGTCGGGGCGGCGGTCGAGGACGCCCACACCATCAGCGAGGACGAGAATCTGCTGTCCGTCTTCGACGCGCTCGCGGAGTACACGTACATCGTGGTCGAGCGGGACGACCAGTGGCGTATCCTGACCGACTACGACCTGCTGACGCGGCTGAAACAGATGCTCGAGCCGTTCCTGTTGATCGAGTCGATCGAGATGCAGTTACGGAGCATCTTCACGCGTGTGTTCGGGGACTCGCTGTCGGAACAGCTGGCAGAGACGTTCGACGACGAGCATCCGCTGCCGACGCCGGCGTCCGTCGAGCACTGTAGCTACGCGCACTACGCCCAGTTCCTCTCTATTCACTGGGAGGAGTTCGAACCGCTGTTCGACGACCAGCAGGACGTGATTCGCGAGCTCGTGCTCGAAATCGGTGACATGCGGAATCGGCTCTTCCACTTCCGAATCGACGACCCGGACGAGTTCGACCGGGACCTGCTGCGGTTCGGGCAGTCGTACTTCTCTTCGGTGTGAGCACGGCCACTCTCGGGCGTTCGTCCGTGGGACGTGAGCTGTCGCCGTGCGCCGAGCGAACTGGACTCGGTTTCCGTCGGCGGTCGGGCTGTCCCGCCGACTGTCTGACGCCACACACTTCCTCCGAGGAACCGTAGGCTCGCGTATGACAGAACCGGATACCGTGCGCGTGTGGCTGGTGGAGCGGACGTACTCGGACGACGAACAGAATCTGATTATTCTCACGTACGCGACCCCGGACGGCCGGCAGTACTTCCGGAAGGAGCGCGCGCTCACGAGTTTCAGCGACACGCGGGACACGACGGCGGCGGTCGACGCCGACCCCGACAATCTCGGCGAGGTGTCTGACGAGGACGAGCGCGAGCGGTACGCGGCCGAGGCGCGGCGGATGGCCGACGAACACGACCCCGGGGACGCCATCTGAGACGAGCGTTCACGGAGACGACGACGCGGAATGCGCGACGTTTCGAAGCCGCCCGCGAGCTTTTATGACCCGACCGCACGTGTTACGACTAACAGATGTGTCGAGAGACGAAGCGCGAACCGGCGTGGGTGTCGGCGATCCGCGTCGCGCTCTTGGAGGGCCGCGTGACGGTGGACAGCGTCATCGAGGAGGCGAACCTCGTGGCCGGGCGGGAGCGGACCGTGCGCGACGTCCTCTCGACGATGGCCGACCGCGAACTGCTCGTGCCCACCGGGGACGGGGGAGATGCCTACCTGCCCGGGCCGGTGTTGCTGGAGTCCGACCGGTTCGGGCTCGACTTCGACCGGGCGTCGGACGGCGGCGCTCACCGGTGGAATTCGTCCGTCTGAGCGCTCCGGTCGCCTCGATGGCGGACTGCTGTTGCGTCCCGGCGCTACGCCTACACGTAGCGTAAGCTATGTAGGCGCTACGTCCGTGGCGTGAATTGATGGGTACGCTCGCCGACACCAAGGTCTCGGAGAAGAACCTCACGACCATCCCGAAGCCGGTGCGGAACTTCCTCGACGTGGGCGCTGGCGATCGCGTGGAGTGGCACGTCGAGGACGGCAACATCGTTGTCCGGAAGGTCGTCGCCGGGGACGACTGACAGACGGCGGCGCGATTGGCGGCCCGTGGCCCGTCGGCGTTTTCTCGGAGTTCCGTTCTGTCGCTTCTGACTCCTTCCCGCGTTAGTCGTTCCTGCGGCCTGATACGGTCCTTAGACGGCCTGTATCGTCGATTCTCTCCGCCAACCGTCAATTGTTGCCAAATGTTTATTGTGATGGCATGTCTTGTCACACACCAGGGTAATAGTATGCACATAGCGGCCCAGTATAAAAGGCGGGCGGGGCGAGGCACAGACCGACGACGCGAGAGGGAGGCGTAGACCGATGGAGTTCGACGGCGAGTTCGAACTCGAGGACGTGCCGCCGGACCAGGCGTGGGTAGTACTCTCGGACCCCATCGCGGTCCGGGACGCGCTGAAGGGCTGTCAGTACATCACGCCGATGGACGACGACTTCGAGTGGGATTCCTACGAGCCGGTCGAGGACGTCGAGACGCTCCCGGAGGCCGACCCCGAGGTCGTCGCGGGCCGCGCGTTCAAGGAGGGCGTGACCTACGCCGCGCTGATGCAGGTCGGCGTCGGCAGCGTGAAGCCGAAGTTCGAGACGTCGGTGTCCATCGACGAGCGCGACGGCGAGAACTTCGAGATGGTCGCCACCGGTTCCGGGTCGGCCAGCGGCAGCAGCTTCAGCATGGAGTCCGGGATGATCATCCACCCGAGCGAGGACGGAGAGGGCTCCCGCATCGAGTGGTGGACTGACGCGGACGTCTCTGGCCGCATCGCGCAGCTCGGCGGCCGCGTCATCAACCCGGTCGCGAACAAGATTGTGAACAACTTCTTCACCGCCATCGAGTCCGAGATGAGCGACGTCGAGGAGACCGAATCCGGCGTTACGGACCGAATCCGGGGGATGTTCTGATGAAGTCGGCACCGTTCGAACACCACGAACCGTCGACGGTCGAGGAGACGGTCAGCCTCCTCGAGAGCCTGGACGAACCGACGATTCTCGCCGGCGGGCAGAGCCTCGTGCCGATGCTGCGGTTCCGGCTCGCGAACCCGGACGTCGTCGTCGACATCAACGGCGTCGACGACCTCGACTACTTCCACGAGGACGACGGCTACCTGAAACTCGGCGCGCTCGCTCGACACGCCGATGTCGAGGACTCGGACCTCGTCGCCGAGAAGTACGGGAGCTTCGCGGACGCGGCACCGCTGATTGCGGACCCCCAGATTCGAAACCGCGGCACCGTCGTCGGCTCTGTCGCGCAGGCCGACCCGAAAGGCGACTGGGGCTCGATTCTGCTCGCCCACGACGGCGACGTGGTCGCCCACGGGCCGGACGGCGAGCGCGTGATTCCAGCGGACGAGTTCTTCCTGCTGCCGTACGACACGACGCTCGGCGACGAGGAACTCATCACGGAAGTCAGAGTACCGACCCCGCAGCCCAGCGAGGGGAGCGCGTACCACAAGCTCAAGCGGAAGACCGGCGACTACGCGATGGCCGGCGTCGCGGCGCGCCTGCTTCTCGACGACGACGGCCGCGTCGACACGGCGAGACTCGGCATGACGGCCGTCGACATCACGAACGCGCGCGCGACGGACGCCGAAGCCCACGTCGAGGGCGAGCGGCCGACCGCGGAGCTGTTCGAGGAGGCGGGCGAGCTGGCGGCCGAGGAGTCGAATCCGGAGTCGGACGAACACGGCGACGCGAGCTACAAGGAGCGGATGGTCGACGTGCTCGCCCAGCGCGCGCTGGGTGACGCCGCGGAGCGCGCCGGCCTCGTCAAACGGAGGGTTTCACAGTGAGCGACGAACGCGAAATCACGCTGACAGTCAACGGCACCGAACACACCGTCGAGGTCGAGCCGCGACGCCTGCTCGTCCACACCATCCGGGAGGACCTGGACATGACGGGCACGCACATCGGCTGCGACACGGGCAACTGCGGGGCCTGCACGGTACTGAAAGACGGCGAACCGATCAAGTCCTGTCTGATGTTCGCGGCGCAGGCCGACGGTGCCGAACTGATGACCGTCGAGGGGATGGAGGACCTCCCGGAAGCGACGGACCTCCACCCGCTCCAGGAGGGCTTCAGGGAGGAGCACGGCCTGCAGTGTGGCTACTGCACGCCCGGGATGCTCATGTCCGGGAAGGCGCTGCTGGACGAGAACCCGGACCCCGAGGAAGAAGAGATTCGCGAGGCCATCAGCGGCAACCTCTGTCGCTGCACGGGCTACCAGAACATCGTCAGCTCCATCGAGTACGCGGCCGACGAACTCGCGGACCGCGCGGCGACCGACGGCGGCGCAGTCACGGCCGCCACCGACGACGCGGACGCGGCCTGCGGAGCGTCGGGCTGTGGCTGTGGCCAGTCGGCGGACCTGTTCGAGCGAGAGTACCCCACGGAGGACACCGACCGATGAGCAGCGAACACGAGAACACACCAGACGCCGACACGGAGTATCAACACGCCGAAGACGACGGCCCGCAGCCCGAGAAGCACTGCGGGCACGGCCGCGGTGGGATGGGCGAAGAGGTCAGCCGGAAGGAGGACAAGCGCTTCATCACCGGCCGCGGGAACTACGTCGACGACATCAAGAAGCCGGGCATGCTGCACTGCGAAATCGTCCGCAGCCCGCACGCTCACGCCCGCGTGAAGGACATCGACGGGTCCCGGGCCGAGGCGATGGACGACGTCGTCGCGGTACTCACCGCCGAGGACCTGCTGGAACACGACCTGGCGACGATGCCGACGCTGATGGACGACACGCAGGACGTCCTCGTCAACGATAAGGTCAAGTTCCAGTCTCAGGAGGTCGCGGCGGTCATCGCGAAAGACCGGTACGCGGCGAAAGACGGCGCAGAGCGGGTCGAAGTCGACTACGAGGTACTCGACCCGGTCGTGGACGCCGCGGACGCCCTCGAGGAGGACGCGCCGCTCATCCGGGACGAACTGGACGACCAGGAGGACAACCACATCTTCGACTGGGAGACCGGCGACCGGGAAGCCACCGAGGCGGTCTTCGACGACGCCGCGGTCACAATCGAGGAGGACATGGAGTACCAGCGGCTCCACCCCGCGCCGATTGAGACGTGTGGCGCGGTCGCGGACTGGGACCCCGGGATGGACAAGATGACGGTCCACATGACCTCGCAGGCACCCCACGCCCACCGGACCCTGTTCTCGCAGGTGTCGGGCATCCCCGAGCACAAGGTCCGAATCGTCAGCCCCGACGTGGGCGGCGGCTTCGGGAACAAGGTCCCCATCTATCCGGGCTACGTCGTCGCCGCGGCGGCGTCGTACGTCTTAGAGGAGCCCGTGAAGTGGGTCGAGGAGCGCTCGGAGAACATCCAGACGACGGGGTTCGCCCGCGACTACGACATGACCGGCGAGCTCGCCGCCACCGAGGACGGCGAGATTACGGGCGTGAAAGTCGACGTGCTGGCGAACCACGGCGCGTACAACGCGGCCGCCCAGCCGTCGAAGTTCCCGGCGGGGTT encodes:
- a CDS encoding DUF7838 family putative zinc beta-ribbon protein, giving the protein MASELDHDCPNCGEERTFYRTAATNLHLGLKTKWACPECSFGFIRINGDISSASA
- a CDS encoding CBS domain-containing protein yields the protein MYTIAELPIDNPLQTVEYDLGLESALRRMFEDGYTQIGVERDGELVGIVTYRSVVRTLLAFHQLEVGHKTLDKISVGAAVEDAHTISEDENLLSVFDALAEYTYIVVERDDQWRILTDYDLLTRLKQMLEPFLLIESIEMQLRSIFTRVFGDSLSEQLAETFDDEHPLPTPASVEHCSYAHYAQFLSIHWEEFEPLFDDQQDVIRELVLEIGDMRNRLFHFRIDDPDEFDRDLLRFGQSYFSSV
- a CDS encoding AbrB/MazE/SpoVT family DNA-binding domain-containing protein, with product MGTLADTKVSEKNLTTIPKPVRNFLDVGAGDRVEWHVEDGNIVVRKVVAGDD
- a CDS encoding CoxG family protein, which codes for MEFDGEFELEDVPPDQAWVVLSDPIAVRDALKGCQYITPMDDDFEWDSYEPVEDVETLPEADPEVVAGRAFKEGVTYAALMQVGVGSVKPKFETSVSIDERDGENFEMVATGSGSASGSSFSMESGMIIHPSEDGEGSRIEWWTDADVSGRIAQLGGRVINPVANKIVNNFFTAIESEMSDVEETESGVTDRIRGMF
- a CDS encoding FAD binding domain-containing protein, with translation MKSAPFEHHEPSTVEETVSLLESLDEPTILAGGQSLVPMLRFRLANPDVVVDINGVDDLDYFHEDDGYLKLGALARHADVEDSDLVAEKYGSFADAAPLIADPQIRNRGTVVGSVAQADPKGDWGSILLAHDGDVVAHGPDGERVIPADEFFLLPYDTTLGDEELITEVRVPTPQPSEGSAYHKLKRKTGDYAMAGVAARLLLDDDGRVDTARLGMTAVDITNARATDAEAHVEGERPTAELFEEAGELAAEESNPESDEHGDASYKERMVDVLAQRALGDAAERAGLVKRRVSQ
- a CDS encoding (2Fe-2S)-binding protein, with the translated sequence MSDEREITLTVNGTEHTVEVEPRRLLVHTIREDLDMTGTHIGCDTGNCGACTVLKDGEPIKSCLMFAAQADGAELMTVEGMEDLPEATDLHPLQEGFREEHGLQCGYCTPGMLMSGKALLDENPDPEEEEIREAISGNLCRCTGYQNIVSSIEYAADELADRAATDGGAVTAATDDADAACGASGCGCGQSADLFEREYPTEDTDR